In Terriglobales bacterium, the genomic stretch GCCACCAGGGCGATCAAACGCGAGGTTCGCGACCTGATGGTGGTGGGCGACGTTTGCCTGTGCGAATACATGAGTCACGGCCACTGTGGCGTGGTGCAGCAGAAGGCGCGCCCCACCCACCAGGGTACGCGGGTGGTGGTGACCAAGTCGGTTGGCGCGGCGGTCGAGCAGGCGCTCGCGGGCGAGTTCGAAATCGCGAACGATGTCACGCTCGATATCCTGGCCAAGACTGCGGTTTCACAGGCGAAGGCGGGCATGGACATCATTGCGCCCAGCGACATGATGGACGGGCGCGTGGCCGCGATTCGCAAGGGCCTTGACGACAACGGGTTCACCAACCTTCCCATCCTCAGCTACGCCGCGAAATTCGCCAGCGGATTCTATGGGCCCTTCCGCGAGGCCGCCGATTCCGCGCCTCAGTTCGGCGATCGCCGCAGCTACCAGATGGACCCCGCCAACTTCCGGGAGGCGTTGAAGGAAATCGAACTGGACCTGCAGGAAGGCGCCGACGTGATCATGGTGAAGCCGGCCCTGCCGTACCTGGACGTGATCCGCGCCGCCTACGAGCGCTTCAACGTGCCGGTGGCCGCCTACCAGGTTTCCGGCGAGTTCGCCATGATCGAAGCGGCCGCGCGCAACGGCTGGATCGATCGCGAGCGCGTGATGCTGGAGTCGCTGACTTCAATTCAGCGCGCCGGCGCGAGCATCATCCTCACCTACTTCGCGAAAGACGCCGCGAAGCTGCTGAACTAGGCTGCCGGACCGCGCTGCGGATTGCGCACATGGATGAGTTGGTTTGAACGTGACCGTCCGTGAATTCCGGCGCTGATTTTTTTCGGCGTCGCCAATAATAACTTTTCACTTCCAAGGCGCGCGAGGATTCCATGAAGCGAACTGCTGTGGTCGTGCTGGTTATCGTATGCGCAATGAGCGCGTGGGCACAGGCCGTGCCGAAATCGGGGTTCTTCACCACCTCTGACGGCGTACGCATTCACTACTTGGAAGTCGGCGCGGGGCCGGCCATCGTCTTTATCCCGGGCTGGACGATGCCGGCCTGGATTTGGGAGAAGCAGATCGCGTACTTCGCGCCGAAGTACCACGTTATCGCCGTCGATCCGCGTTCGCAGGGTGAGTCCGACAAGCCGGCTGAGGGCAATTACCCGGAGCGGCGCGCGCGCGACTACAAGGAACTGGTGGACCATCTCCACCTCGCGCGGCCCGTGCTCGTCGGCTGGTCGATGGGTGTGGCTGAATTGCTGGCATATGCCGGCCAGTTCGGCACCGCCGATGTGCAGGGCATCGTGCTGGTGGATGGCTTCGTGGTGCTGGACGAAGCCCTGCAAAAGTTTTTTCCGCAATGGATGCACACGGTAGCCGCGGATCGCAAAGCATTCGCCAGCAGTTTTATCCCGAGCATGTTCAAGAAGCCACAAAGTGAGAGCTATAAGCAGCGCGTGATCGCTGAGTCGCTCAAAACTCCGACGAATACGGCGGTGGAACTTGGCATTCTCGGCCGCCCGGATTCGACCGCATTTCCCAAGCTGGCGCAAACAGCGGTGTTGTTTGTCGCCAGCAAGCAACTCGCTAAACAGGTGGATACGTTGCGCGCCGCCGTTCCGAACCTCCAGTCCGAAATGTTCGAAGATGCCGGACACGCGCTGTTCGTGGACGAACCGGAGCGCTTCAACACGGCGGTGGAGAAGTTCATTACCGCGGCAGCGAAATAAAGCGCTGCTTCAGCTTACAACCTCGGCCTTCATCTTGACCTTGTATCGCGCCGTCGCCAGTTCCACAATGTCATTGATCAACTGCGTGTAGGTCCTGCCGGACTTCCGCGCCGCCATGACGAACTCCTGCGTGCTCGACAGCCAGGGGTTGGGGTTCGCCTCGATGACGTACACGTCACCCTTGGTCGAAAGCCGCATGTCGATGCGCCCGTAATCGCGCAGCTTGCATGCCCGGTACGCATTGAGCGCGGTCTGCGTCAGCTTTTGCGTGGTTTCCTCGTCCAGATCGTCCACCGGCGCGGATTTCGTCAGCTTGTACGCCTCGGTATCTTTTTCGAACTTGACGTTTTGCGTGGCGATGCGCGGCATGCCCTTGGGCAGTTTTGACAGATCGAGTTCAATCAGCGGCAGCGCCTCCGCTCGCTCATAGCTGCCCAGTACCGCTCCATACAGTTCGCGCCCCTCGATATATTCCTCGATCAGGGCCGGGCAATCGAACTCTTCCTGCACGTACTCGATCCGCTCCATCAATTCTTTCACGCTGTGGACGAGCGCGTTCTCGTCGATCCCGATGGAACCGTCCTCCCACATTGGCTTCACGATGAGCGGGAACGAGACATCGTCGGCGTGCTCGGTGCGGCCTTTCCATGCCGTAGCGAAATACGGCGTGCGAATCCCGTGGAACGTGAAAATCTTTTTGGCCGTCGACTTGTCCTGCGCCAGGAAGTGGCCATGGGGGCCGGAACCGGTGTAGGGAACTCCGAGCAGGTCCAGATAAGCGGTGACGTTCATCTCCTTGGTGTCGTCGCCGGCGAAGGATTCGGTCAGGTTGAACACCAGGTCAGCGCCGCATTTGGCGAGCGACGACAATGACTGCGGGCGCCCGTCCAGCACGTGATAGAACGGCTCATGGCCGAGTTTCTCCAGCGCCTCGAAGATTTCTTCGCGGTCGTGCTTCTCTTTACGGCGTTGCTTACGGTTCTTCTTGCCCCGTGCCGGTTTCTCGACCTCGGGTTCCGCGGGCTCTTCCTCCCAAACGTCGTAGAGCACCGCGATTTTCATTCCGTTCATGACTGCC encodes the following:
- a CDS encoding alpha/beta hydrolase, with amino-acid sequence MKRTAVVVLVIVCAMSAWAQAVPKSGFFTTSDGVRIHYLEVGAGPAIVFIPGWTMPAWIWEKQIAYFAPKYHVIAVDPRSQGESDKPAEGNYPERRARDYKELVDHLHLARPVLVGWSMGVAELLAYAGQFGTADVQGIVLVDGFVVLDEALQKFFPQWMHTVAADRKAFASSFIPSMFKKPQSESYKQRVIAESLKTPTNTAVELGILGRPDSTAFPKLAQTAVLFVASKQLAKQVDTLRAAVPNLQSEMFEDAGHALFVDEPERFNTAVEKFITAAAK
- a CDS encoding D-alanine--D-alanine ligase codes for the protein MNGMKIAVLYDVWEEEPAEPEVEKPARGKKNRKQRRKEKHDREEIFEALEKLGHEPFYHVLDGRPQSLSSLAKCGADLVFNLTESFAGDDTKEMNVTAYLDLLGVPYTGSGPHGHFLAQDKSTAKKIFTFHGIRTPYFATAWKGRTEHADDVSFPLIVKPMWEDGSIGIDENALVHSVKELMERIEYVQEEFDCPALIEEYIEGRELYGAVLGSYERAEALPLIELDLSKLPKGMPRIATQNVKFEKDTEAYKLTKSAPVDDLDEETTQKLTQTALNAYRACKLRDYGRIDMRLSTKGDVYVIEANPNPWLSSTQEFVMAARKSGRTYTQLINDIVELATARYKVKMKAEVVS
- the hemB gene encoding porphobilinogen synthase, producing the protein MSFPIQRPRRLRSSDALRSFVRETRLSPEGFIYPLFVCPGEGVRKEIRSMPGVFNLSVDEAVKEAREVKSLGIPAVILFGLPEKKDEIATGAWEDDGIVQRATRAIKREVRDLMVVGDVCLCEYMSHGHCGVVQQKARPTHQGTRVVVTKSVGAAVEQALAGEFEIANDVTLDILAKTAVSQAKAGMDIIAPSDMMDGRVAAIRKGLDDNGFTNLPILSYAAKFASGFYGPFREAADSAPQFGDRRSYQMDPANFREALKEIELDLQEGADVIMVKPALPYLDVIRAAYERFNVPVAAYQVSGEFAMIEAAARNGWIDRERVMLESLTSIQRAGASIILTYFAKDAAKLLN